A stretch of the Candidatus Denitrolinea symbiosum genome encodes the following:
- a CDS encoding NADH:ubiquinone oxidoreductase subunit L: MTTETLLWLIPLPPVLAFFLIVIFTNRNRALSHTIGVGAAALSWLGSMIVFARALGVHELGKTPFQSTFNWFPTGAAWFKVGVLIDPLGAAVLFFVAITIFMIFLYSVGYHNYGQPAGDHDRKGLPPHGATVTDEHGHAHVVPSIEPMYSRFFAFLGLFAFGMYVLVLSDNLLTLFVGWEIMGLCSYLLIGFWYGKPSARDAAVKAFMTTRVGDVFMLLGIAYLYSATGTLSFREIFNNAGFMQALATTATPILGLSAAGLIGLLLFIGTIGKSAQWPLHIWLPDAMEGPTPVSAMIHAATMVSAGVYMVIRMFPLLSLDPRTMTVVAFIGTFTAIFAATIAVAQNDIKRVLAYSTISQLGFMIAALGIGAYVAAAFHLITHAFFKALLFLGSGSVIHGMEHGVLHVQGEHAGSPQHAGSPQHAGSPQHAGSPQPPQQHIDPQDMFNMGGLRKKMPITFWTFLIGGFALSGFPLVTAGFWSKDEILADAWGHGHLAVFITLAVAAFMTAFYTMRQITLTFLGEPRTKEAEHAQETPWTMTVPLMVLAFFAVTYGWVGIPEHFPGLGGLVPNWFHDFVGHTLAHVPEAPAFSWVPLLTSLGVALGGLFFGWLYYRNVKSAKEDVFQIGVLKNKWYFDEAYNFLFIKPAYWFSETFVYKWMDQWLIDGILHSFGKATQGLGAAIRKYIDVIVVNGFGDLVGYGTKDVGQGLRPMQTGRVQQYMLAALLTVIVVGAILTFFLAA, from the coding sequence ATGACGACTGAAACATTGCTCTGGCTAATCCCCCTGCCGCCCGTACTGGCGTTCTTCTTGATCGTGATTTTCACGAACAGGAATCGGGCCCTCAGCCACACCATCGGCGTCGGCGCGGCGGCTCTCTCGTGGCTGGGTTCGATGATCGTGTTCGCGCGCGCCCTGGGCGTGCACGAGCTCGGCAAGACGCCGTTCCAGTCAACTTTCAACTGGTTTCCGACGGGCGCGGCGTGGTTCAAAGTCGGCGTGTTGATTGACCCGCTCGGCGCGGCGGTGTTGTTCTTCGTCGCGATCACGATCTTCATGATCTTCCTCTACAGCGTCGGCTATCACAATTACGGACAGCCCGCTGGCGATCACGACCGCAAGGGACTTCCCCCGCACGGCGCGACCGTCACGGACGAGCATGGACACGCGCACGTCGTCCCCTCCATCGAGCCGATGTACTCGCGCTTTTTCGCCTTCCTCGGCCTGTTCGCCTTCGGCATGTACGTGCTGGTGCTTTCCGACAACTTGCTGACGCTCTTCGTCGGCTGGGAGATCATGGGACTCTGCTCGTACCTGCTGATCGGTTTCTGGTACGGAAAACCCTCGGCGCGCGACGCGGCGGTCAAGGCCTTTATGACCACCCGCGTCGGCGACGTGTTCATGCTGCTCGGTATCGCCTATCTCTACTCCGCGACTGGCACGCTGTCCTTCCGCGAGATCTTCAACAACGCGGGTTTCATGCAGGCGCTCGCGACGACCGCTACGCCCATCCTCGGACTTTCCGCGGCGGGACTCATCGGTCTCCTGCTCTTTATCGGGACGATCGGCAAATCGGCGCAGTGGCCGCTGCACATCTGGCTGCCCGACGCGATGGAAGGCCCGACCCCCGTCAGCGCGATGATCCACGCCGCCACGATGGTTTCGGCGGGCGTGTACATGGTCATCCGCATGTTCCCGCTCCTCAGCCTCGACCCGCGGACGATGACCGTCGTCGCCTTCATTGGCACGTTCACCGCCATCTTCGCGGCGACCATCGCCGTCGCGCAGAACGACATCAAACGCGTGCTGGCGTATTCGACCATTTCGCAACTCGGTTTCATGATCGCCGCGCTCGGCATCGGCGCGTACGTGGCGGCCGCGTTCCACCTCATCACGCACGCCTTCTTCAAGGCGCTGCTCTTCCTCGGCTCTGGCTCCGTTATCCACGGCATGGAGCATGGCGTTTTGCACGTGCAGGGCGAACACGCAGGTTCGCCCCAACACGCAGGTTCGCCCCAACACGCAGGTTCGCCCCAACACGCAGGTTCGCCCCAACCGCCCCAACAGCACATTGACCCGCAGGACATGTTCAACATGGGCGGCCTCCGCAAGAAGATGCCCATCACGTTCTGGACTTTCCTCATCGGCGGCTTCGCGCTTTCGGGCTTCCCGCTCGTCACCGCGGGCTTCTGGTCGAAAGACGAGATTCTCGCCGACGCGTGGGGACACGGTCATCTAGCAGTCTTCATCACCCTCGCCGTCGCCGCGTTTATGACCGCCTTCTACACCATGCGCCAGATCACGCTGACCTTCCTCGGCGAGCCGCGCACGAAGGAGGCCGAACACGCCCAGGAGACTCCCTGGACGATGACCGTCCCGCTGATGGTCCTGGCGTTCTTCGCCGTGACCTACGGCTGGGTTGGCATCCCTGAGCATTTCCCTGGCCTCGGCGGACTCGTCCCGAACTGGTTCCACGATTTCGTCGGTCACACGCTGGCGCACGTCCCCGAAGCGCCCGCGTTCAGCTGGGTTCCCCTGCTGACCTCGCTTGGCGTCGCCCTCGGCGGACTCTTCTTCGGCTGGCTCTACTATCGCAACGTCAAATCCGCGAAGGAAGACGTCTTCCAAATCGGCGTGTTGAAAAACAAATGGTACTTTGACGAAGCCTACAACTTCCTCTTCATCAAACCCGCCTATTGGTTCTCCGAGACCTTTGTCTACAAATGGATGGACCAATGGCTGATTGACGGCATCCTGCATTCCTTTGGCAAAGCCACGCAGGGACTCGGCGCCGCGATCCGCAAGTACATTGACGTCATCGTCGTCAACGGTTTCGGCGACCTCGTCGGCTACGGCACGAAGGACGTCGGGCAGGGACTCCGCCCGATGCAAACGGGACGCGTCCAACAGTACATGCTGGCCGCGCTGCTGACCGTCATCGTCGTCGGCGCCATCCTGACCTTCTTCCTGGCGGCGTAG
- a CDS encoding NADH:ubiquinone oxidoreductase subunit M produces MDFLNTHLLSLILFIPSLAALVILFLPSEEHKFIRWTAFLASLIPFGLSVYLWIQFNPDLAGYQFEVKYAWYDAIASSLHLGVDGLSLTMVLLTTFLTPLALLASFNISDRVKAYMMLFLFLETGMLGVFLAIDLLAFFIFWEIGLVPMYFLINQWGSANRNYASLKFMIYTMGGSLGLLLGIQLFGVLFQTFDLAEIVAKWNMISPNATFGETTITFATIKTVAFWAFVVAFAIKVPIWPFHTWLPDAHTEAPTAGSMILAGILLKLGAYGFLRLVLPLYPEQAQYFSGALAFLAVAAIVFGALASYGQTDFKRLVAYSSVNHMGFVLLGVAAAARAVGTLDATIALNGAVLQMFNHGLSAAGMFFLVGVIYERTHTRDLSKYGGLFTLIPVYGGILIFTSMSSLGLPGLNGFISEFLVVRGSWPILTVYTAIAMLGLFFTGAYILKAIKNVLHGPLNEHWAQGEHKLTEINTREILVMVPLMALILVIGVYPAWILDVINKAIVMLF; encoded by the coding sequence ATGGACTTTTTGAACACACACCTCCTGAGCCTCATCCTGTTCATCCCGTCGCTCGCGGCGCTCGTCATCCTCTTCCTGCCCAGCGAAGAACATAAATTCATCCGCTGGACGGCCTTCCTTGCCAGCCTCATCCCGTTCGGGCTTTCGGTCTATTTGTGGATCCAATTTAATCCCGACCTGGCGGGCTATCAATTCGAAGTCAAATACGCCTGGTACGACGCCATCGCCTCCTCCCTCCACCTCGGCGTGGACGGCCTCTCCCTGACGATGGTCCTGCTGACCACTTTCCTGACGCCGCTGGCCCTCCTCGCCTCGTTCAACATCAGCGACCGCGTCAAAGCCTACATGATGCTGTTCCTCTTTTTGGAAACGGGCATGTTGGGCGTCTTCCTGGCAATTGACCTGCTGGCGTTTTTCATCTTCTGGGAGATCGGCCTCGTCCCGATGTATTTCCTCATCAACCAGTGGGGGAGCGCCAATCGCAACTACGCTTCGCTCAAGTTCATGATCTACACCATGGGCGGCTCGCTCGGACTCCTGCTCGGCATCCAGTTGTTCGGCGTCCTCTTCCAGACCTTCGACCTGGCCGAGATCGTCGCGAAGTGGAACATGATTTCGCCCAACGCCACGTTTGGCGAGACTACCATCACATTTGCGACGATCAAAACCGTGGCTTTCTGGGCTTTCGTCGTCGCCTTCGCCATCAAAGTCCCCATCTGGCCGTTCCACACCTGGCTGCCCGACGCGCATACCGAGGCGCCGACGGCTGGCTCGATGATCCTGGCGGGCATCCTGTTGAAACTCGGCGCGTACGGATTCCTGCGCCTCGTCCTGCCGCTCTACCCGGAACAGGCGCAGTATTTCTCGGGCGCGCTGGCTTTCTTGGCGGTCGCGGCGATTGTCTTCGGCGCGCTCGCCTCCTACGGTCAAACCGACTTCAAGCGGCTGGTGGCGTACTCGTCTGTGAACCACATGGGCTTCGTCCTGCTTGGGGTGGCCGCGGCCGCCCGGGCGGTCGGGACTCTCGACGCGACCATCGCCCTCAACGGCGCGGTCCTGCAAATGTTCAATCACGGACTCTCCGCGGCCGGCATGTTCTTCCTTGTCGGCGTGATCTACGAACGCACGCACACCCGCGACCTGAGCAAGTACGGCGGCCTCTTCACGCTCATCCCCGTCTATGGCGGCATTCTCATCTTTACCTCGATGTCTTCCCTCGGCCTGCCCGGACTCAACGGCTTCATCTCTGAATTTCTCGTCGTCCGCGGCTCCTGGCCGATCCTGACGGTCTATACCGCCATTGCCATGCTGGGACTGTTCTTCACGGGCGCGTACATTTTGAAGGCGATCAAGAACGTCCTGCACGGTCCGCTCAACGAGCATTGGGCCCAGGGCGAGCATAAACTGACCGAGATCAACACGCGCGAGATCCTGGTGATGGTCCCGCTGATGGCGCTCATCCTCGTCATCGGCGTCTACCCCGCGTGGATTTTGGATGTCATCAATAAAGCGATAGTGATGCTCTTCTAG